One genomic window of Catenulispora sp. MAP5-51 includes the following:
- a CDS encoding PadR family transcriptional regulator encodes MLEFAILGFLFESRLHGYELRKRLAALTGHVRPIADGTLYPAIKRLLEGGLLIKELESGVAAPRHMLELTDAGRVKLLRLLAAPEDVFITDENHWFCLLAFLRHLDDPAAQAAVLRRRLEFLSAPASFFYEGDRALSAEDVDDPFRQGMLRIARVTSSTELEWLNATIGELDEQSGYGGVGN; translated from the coding sequence GTGTTGGAGTTCGCGATCCTCGGCTTCCTGTTCGAGTCCCGGCTGCACGGCTATGAGCTGCGCAAGCGCCTGGCCGCGCTCACCGGGCACGTTCGGCCGATCGCCGACGGCACGCTCTACCCCGCGATCAAGCGCCTGCTGGAAGGCGGCCTGCTGATCAAGGAGCTGGAATCGGGGGTCGCCGCGCCCCGGCACATGCTGGAGCTGACCGACGCCGGCCGGGTCAAACTGCTGCGCCTGCTGGCCGCGCCCGAGGACGTCTTCATCACCGACGAGAACCACTGGTTCTGCCTGCTGGCGTTCCTGCGCCACCTCGACGACCCGGCGGCGCAGGCCGCGGTACTGCGGCGCCGCCTGGAGTTCCTGAGCGCCCCGGCGAGCTTCTTCTATGAGGGCGACCGTGCGCTCAGCGCCGAGGACGTCGACGATCCGTTCCGTCAGGGCATGCTGCGCATCGCGCGTGTGACCAGTAGCACCGAACTGGAGTGGCTGAACGCGACCATCGGGGAGCTCGATGAACAGAGCGGGTACGGCGGCGTGGGAAACTAG
- the rlmN gene encoding 23S rRNA (adenine(2503)-C(2))-methyltransferase RlmN has product MSSQAPETPAVDVTIAPKPPRPGELTFTSPRRAKPPRHLADLTSAERKKALAELGHQGFRAAQISKHYFGHLADDPAEWTDVPAAKREELAGILTPKLLTPIREQTADSGTTRKTLWRLFDGATVESVLMRYRDRTTMCVSSQAGCGMNCPFCATGQAGLTRNMSTGEIVEQVVAGARAMARGEVPGGPGRVSNVVFMGMGEPMANYKAVIGAVRRLTEPVPDGLGLSARHITVSTVGLVPAIEKLTAEAIPVTLAVSLHAPDDELRDTLVPVNTRWNISEVLDAAWRYASVTKRRVSIEYALIKDINDQAWRADRLGRMLRNKLAHVNLIPLNPTPGSKWTASRPQDEAEFVRRLTEWGVPVTVRDTRGRDIDGACGQLAAAVK; this is encoded by the coding sequence ATGTCTTCCCAAGCTCCCGAAACGCCCGCCGTCGACGTCACCATCGCGCCGAAGCCGCCGCGCCCCGGCGAGCTGACCTTCACCTCCCCGCGCCGGGCCAAGCCGCCGCGCCACCTGGCCGACCTCACCTCGGCCGAGCGCAAGAAGGCGCTGGCCGAGCTCGGCCACCAGGGCTTCCGCGCGGCGCAGATCTCCAAGCACTACTTCGGCCACCTCGCCGACGACCCGGCCGAGTGGACCGACGTCCCGGCCGCCAAGCGCGAGGAGCTGGCCGGAATCCTCACCCCGAAGCTGCTCACCCCGATCCGCGAGCAGACGGCCGACAGCGGCACCACCCGCAAGACCCTGTGGCGCCTGTTCGACGGCGCGACGGTCGAGTCGGTGCTGATGCGCTACCGCGACCGCACCACGATGTGCGTGTCCTCACAGGCCGGCTGCGGCATGAACTGCCCGTTCTGCGCCACCGGCCAGGCCGGCCTGACCCGGAACATGTCCACCGGCGAGATCGTCGAGCAGGTCGTGGCCGGTGCCCGGGCGATGGCCCGCGGCGAGGTCCCCGGCGGCCCGGGCCGGGTCTCCAACGTCGTGTTCATGGGCATGGGCGAGCCGATGGCCAACTACAAGGCGGTGATCGGCGCTGTGCGGAGGCTGACCGAGCCGGTGCCGGACGGCTTGGGCCTGTCCGCGCGCCACATCACGGTCTCCACCGTCGGCCTGGTCCCGGCGATCGAGAAGCTGACCGCCGAGGCGATCCCGGTGACGCTGGCCGTCTCCCTGCACGCCCCGGACGACGAGCTGCGCGACACCCTGGTCCCGGTGAACACCCGCTGGAACATCTCCGAGGTGCTCGACGCCGCCTGGCGCTACGCCTCGGTCACCAAGCGCCGGGTCTCCATCGAGTACGCGCTCATCAAGGACATCAACGACCAGGCCTGGCGCGCCGACCGCCTGGGGCGCATGCTCCGCAACAAGCTGGCGCACGTGAACCTGATCCCGCTGAACCCGACCCCGGGCTCGAAGTGGACCGCCTCGCGGCCGCAGGACGAGGCCGAGTTCGTCCGCAGGCTGACGGAGTGGGGTGTACCGGTGACGGTGCGCGATACCCGCGGCCGCGACATCGACGGGGCTTGCGGCCAGCTCGCGGCAGCGGTGAAGTAG
- a CDS encoding VOC family protein — translation MPPIGFHHVEIWVEDLQAVEASWSWLLGELGWELYQNWPEGRSWRIGGAYLVVEQSSAVRPGLPYDRMRPGLNHLAVHAPDETTVDRIQALGPAHGWQHLFADVYPHAGGPEHYAAYLTDAAGFEVEVVAPEAAAG, via the coding sequence ATGCCGCCGATCGGATTCCACCATGTCGAGATCTGGGTGGAGGACCTGCAGGCGGTCGAGGCCTCCTGGTCCTGGCTGCTCGGCGAGCTCGGCTGGGAGCTCTACCAGAACTGGCCCGAGGGCCGGAGCTGGCGGATCGGCGGCGCGTACCTGGTCGTCGAGCAGTCCTCGGCGGTCCGGCCGGGGCTGCCGTACGACCGGATGCGGCCCGGCCTGAACCACCTGGCGGTGCACGCGCCGGACGAGACCACCGTGGACCGGATCCAGGCCTTGGGCCCGGCGCACGGCTGGCAGCACCTGTTCGCCGACGTGTACCCGCACGCCGGGGGACCGGAGCACTACGCGGCCTACCTCACCGACGCCGCCGGTTTCGAGGTCGAGGTGGTGGCGCCGGAGGCGGCCGCGGGATAG
- a CDS encoding NAD(P)-dependent oxidoreductase codes for MASERKKIIVFGAGGRAGKAVVEESLRRGHGVVGVVRDPARYPGLAELGDDVSVVAGDLTDAAGVASVCDGVSGEVAAVVNAVTPFTAPPESFDDFDPDYYVGLVRNLSQVAADRACRAVDIGLFALLRTGDVRLFQDEVVFPAFLRPFAVARLRGLNAWGDQAECVDWLVLTPPPRLSPDTPPTGRYRLADDAFDSEATAPLSYNDLALAVLDQIQTPTVHRCQAAVYGVA; via the coding sequence ATGGCCAGCGAGCGGAAGAAGATCATTGTTTTCGGTGCCGGAGGCCGCGCCGGCAAGGCCGTCGTGGAGGAGTCGCTGCGCCGGGGGCACGGCGTGGTCGGCGTCGTCCGGGATCCGGCCCGGTATCCGGGATTGGCAGAGCTCGGCGACGACGTCAGCGTCGTCGCCGGCGATCTGACCGACGCGGCCGGCGTCGCCTCGGTGTGCGACGGTGTGTCCGGCGAGGTCGCGGCGGTGGTCAACGCCGTGACCCCGTTCACCGCCCCGCCGGAGTCGTTCGACGATTTCGACCCCGACTACTACGTGGGCCTGGTGCGGAACCTCAGTCAGGTGGCCGCGGACCGGGCCTGCAGGGCGGTCGACATCGGCCTGTTCGCGTTGCTGAGAACGGGTGACGTGCGCCTGTTCCAGGACGAGGTGGTCTTCCCCGCCTTCCTGCGACCCTTCGCCGTGGCCCGGCTGCGCGGGCTGAACGCGTGGGGGGACCAGGCCGAATGCGTGGACTGGCTCGTCCTCACGCCGCCGCCCCGCCTGTCGCCGGACACCCCGCCGACCGGTCGCTACCGTCTCGCGGACGACGCCTTCGACTCCGAGGCCACGGCGCCTCTGTCCTACAACGACCTGGCGCTCGCGGTGCTGGACCAGATCCAGACGCCGACCGTCCACCGGTGCCAGGCCGCCGTTTACGGCGTCGCCTAG
- a CDS encoding glycoside hydrolase family 75 protein: MPSIRMRVALGSVGALALATQFAVANAHAAVPHAAAAPHSVTADAASPATTYTAAEVLADIKKNSTTSTKVNSKPHINTMTRAMNVNVYQPTAGVFTYTSSMAIDDDGSDPDPDPDHQGDTTFQDSSGKQLAAHHVPYFVLGDDCWDKKTPCPHFFYKEHGISGRQFALVFYKSKVIGAIFGDTQTGNDQTTSDNDSRELGEASVKAASLLGIPSSGTTGGVDNGVTVVILSGKSWVVNGTNAQLNNNAQALVQKALNQLGTAMAGS; encoded by the coding sequence ATGCCATCGATCCGTATGCGCGTAGCTCTGGGATCCGTCGGAGCTCTCGCACTCGCCACCCAGTTCGCCGTCGCGAACGCGCACGCCGCGGTTCCGCACGCCGCCGCGGCCCCGCACTCCGTGACCGCGGACGCCGCCTCGCCGGCGACCACGTACACGGCCGCCGAGGTCCTGGCCGACATCAAGAAGAACTCCACGACCTCGACCAAGGTCAACAGCAAGCCCCACATCAACACCATGACGCGGGCGATGAACGTCAACGTGTACCAGCCCACGGCGGGCGTCTTCACGTACACCTCGAGCATGGCCATCGACGACGACGGCAGCGACCCGGATCCGGATCCGGACCACCAGGGCGACACGACCTTCCAGGACAGCTCGGGCAAGCAGCTGGCCGCGCACCACGTGCCGTACTTCGTCCTCGGCGACGACTGCTGGGACAAGAAGACCCCGTGCCCGCACTTCTTCTACAAGGAGCACGGCATCTCGGGCCGCCAGTTCGCGCTGGTCTTCTACAAGAGCAAGGTCATCGGCGCCATCTTCGGCGACACCCAGACCGGGAACGACCAGACCACCTCGGACAACGACTCCCGTGAGCTCGGCGAGGCGTCGGTGAAGGCGGCCTCCCTGCTCGGCATCCCGAGCAGCGGCACCACCGGCGGCGTGGACAACGGCGTGACCGTGGTGATCCTGTCCGGCAAGAGCTGGGTCGTGAACGGCACCAACGCCCAGCTGAACAACAACGCCCAGGCCCTGGTCCAGAAGGCTCTGAACCAGCTCGGCACGGCGATGGCGGGCAGCTGA
- a CDS encoding ABC transporter permease subunit: MTAAPATAARPGPGPAIEGRAGFGNVISSEWLKIRTVRSTFWTLVTLFAGSAAITFLICLAAANSYAKDLAAGKPDSADIVLVGLAFVGQIAAYVLGVMTISAEYSTGGIRTTLTAMPRRTEILVAKAILLAVIVFVVGLVTAFLCFYLGNIPLRAKHVGVNMSYPGATRAIFGSALYLSGLAVFGLAMGFLLRHTAGAITIGLALIFIIGNLVQLIPGSVGRWLFKVMPGNAGGQVTSFGETNRHADKAFAPWTGFTVFLIEVVVLLIVGALLFEKRDA; the protein is encoded by the coding sequence ATGACCGCCGCACCCGCGACAGCCGCGCGCCCCGGCCCCGGCCCCGCCATCGAGGGCCGCGCCGGCTTCGGCAACGTGATCTCCAGCGAGTGGCTGAAGATCCGCACCGTCCGCTCGACCTTCTGGACCCTGGTCACGCTGTTCGCCGGCTCGGCGGCCATCACGTTCCTGATCTGCCTGGCCGCGGCGAACTCCTACGCCAAGGACCTGGCGGCCGGCAAGCCCGACTCCGCCGACATCGTCCTGGTCGGCCTGGCCTTCGTCGGCCAGATCGCGGCCTACGTCCTGGGCGTGATGACGATCAGCGCCGAGTACTCGACCGGCGGCATCCGCACCACGCTGACCGCGATGCCGCGCCGCACCGAGATCCTGGTGGCCAAGGCGATCCTGCTGGCCGTCATCGTGTTCGTCGTCGGCCTGGTCACCGCGTTCCTGTGCTTCTACCTCGGCAACATCCCGCTGCGGGCCAAGCACGTCGGGGTGAACATGTCCTACCCCGGAGCCACCCGCGCGATCTTCGGCAGCGCGCTGTACCTGTCCGGGCTGGCGGTCTTCGGCCTGGCGATGGGCTTCCTGCTCCGGCACACCGCCGGCGCCATCACCATCGGCCTGGCCCTGATCTTCATCATCGGCAACCTGGTCCAGCTCATCCCCGGCTCGGTCGGCCGCTGGCTGTTCAAGGTGATGCCGGGCAACGCCGGCGGCCAGGTGACGTCCTTCGGCGAGACGAACCGCCACGCGGACAAAGCCTTCGCGCCGTGGACCGGGTTCACGGTGTTTCTGATCGAGGTCGTGGTGCTGCTGATCGTCGGCGCGCTGCTGTTCGAGAAGCGCGACGCCTGA
- a CDS encoding ABC transporter ATP-binding protein, with the protein MIKAVGLTKRYGDKLAVDHADFTVEAGTVTGFLGPNGAGKSTTMRMILGLDRPTDGGVTVDGKPYRNLPVPLREVGALLDAKAVHGGRTAYNHLACLAKSNGIPLRRVDEVIGLVGLDQVAKKRSKNFSLGMGQRLGIAAALLGDPGTLLFDEPVNGLDPEGILWVRNLMKSLAAQGRTVFVSSHLMSEMALTADRVIVIGRGQIKADTTMREFIAQNATTHVRVRSPHIAKLADLMAAKGWHTEALPDDGGAVEVFDVSSEAVGDLAGENGLWLHELAVVQPSLEEAFMSMTADSVEYHAGVPGMEPGQVLGQPGLVPDQFADQASQTPQSPQSPQPSQPSQTPQTPPTPPATGSGEARR; encoded by the coding sequence ATGATCAAGGCCGTCGGACTCACCAAGCGCTACGGCGACAAGCTCGCCGTCGACCACGCCGACTTCACCGTCGAGGCCGGGACGGTCACCGGCTTCCTCGGGCCGAACGGTGCCGGGAAGTCCACCACCATGCGCATGATCCTGGGGCTGGACCGGCCGACCGACGGCGGCGTCACGGTCGACGGCAAGCCGTACCGGAACCTGCCGGTCCCGCTGCGCGAGGTCGGGGCGCTGCTGGACGCCAAGGCCGTGCACGGCGGCCGCACCGCCTACAACCACCTGGCGTGCCTGGCCAAGTCCAACGGCATCCCGCTGCGGCGGGTCGACGAGGTCATCGGCCTGGTCGGGCTGGACCAGGTGGCGAAGAAGCGCTCGAAGAACTTCTCGCTGGGCATGGGCCAGCGGCTGGGCATCGCCGCGGCGCTGCTCGGCGATCCGGGCACGCTGCTGTTCGACGAGCCGGTCAACGGCCTGGACCCCGAGGGCATCCTGTGGGTCCGCAACCTGATGAAGTCGCTGGCCGCCCAGGGCCGCACGGTCTTCGTCTCCAGCCACCTGATGAGCGAGATGGCGCTGACCGCCGACCGGGTGATCGTCATCGGCCGCGGCCAGATCAAGGCCGACACCACGATGCGCGAGTTCATCGCGCAGAACGCGACCACGCACGTGCGCGTCCGCTCCCCGCACATCGCCAAGCTGGCCGACCTGATGGCCGCGAAGGGCTGGCACACCGAGGCCCTGCCCGACGACGGCGGCGCGGTCGAGGTCTTCGACGTGAGCTCCGAGGCCGTCGGCGACCTGGCCGGCGAGAACGGGCTGTGGCTGCACGAGTTGGCGGTGGTCCAGCCGTCCCTGGAGGAGGCGTTCATGAGCATGACCGCGGACAGCGTCGAGTACCACGCCGGGGTGCCGGGGATGGAGCCCGGCCAGGTGCTGGGTCAGCCGGGGCTGGTCCCGGACCAGTTCGCCGACCAGGCGTCACAGACCCCGCAGTCTCCGCAGTCTCCGCAGCCCTCGCAGCCCTCACAAACGCCGCAGACGCCGCCCACTCCCCCGGCCACCGGCAGCGGGGAGGCCCGGCGATGA
- a CDS encoding ATP-binding cassette domain-containing protein, which yields MSIPSDNPILLAREFGPDALTLAVGEGEIVALPGACDEDFLRALSGADPACSGGLWLKGEPLHTLRPAARLRFAHAQCAIAPRVGKLLPELTVLENTALPLILTGLGRQEARRRALRWLERLDVVACAEWRIAELTPAEMRRVALARALVLDPAILLAEDPTEGLSAAERFQLLRILRVACGTHGLTILVASDDEDVVRWADRQIPVRIAAAVPVETAETAEATEELVPAPAGMMNHQARGLPHRIGRHARGEHRFSPVGSGAERGR from the coding sequence GTGAGCATCCCGTCCGACAACCCGATCCTGCTGGCCCGCGAGTTCGGGCCCGACGCCCTCACCCTCGCCGTCGGCGAAGGCGAGATCGTGGCCCTGCCCGGCGCCTGCGACGAGGACTTCCTGCGCGCGCTGTCCGGCGCCGACCCGGCCTGCTCCGGCGGACTGTGGCTCAAGGGCGAACCGCTGCACACCCTGCGCCCCGCGGCCCGGCTGCGCTTCGCGCACGCCCAGTGCGCCATCGCCCCGCGCGTCGGCAAACTGCTGCCGGAGCTCACGGTGCTGGAGAACACGGCCCTGCCGCTGATCCTCACCGGCCTGGGCCGCCAGGAAGCCCGCCGGCGCGCCCTGCGCTGGCTGGAGCGCCTGGACGTCGTCGCCTGCGCCGAGTGGCGCATCGCGGAGCTGACCCCGGCCGAGATGCGCCGCGTGGCGCTGGCCCGGGCGCTGGTGCTGGACCCGGCGATCCTGCTCGCCGAGGACCCGACCGAGGGGCTCAGCGCCGCGGAACGGTTCCAGCTGCTGCGGATCCTGCGCGTGGCCTGCGGAACGCACGGGCTGACGATCCTGGTCGCCAGCGACGACGAGGACGTGGTCCGCTGGGCCGACCGGCAGATCCCGGTGCGAATCGCGGCGGCCGTACCTGTTGAGACTGCTGAAACTGCCGAAGCGACCGAGGAACTCGTTCCCGCCCCGGCCGGGATGATGAACCACCAGGCCCGCGGCCTCCCGCACCGGATCGGCCGGCACGCCCGCGGCGAGCACCGGTTCTCGCCGGTCGGCTCGGGAGCGGAGCGCGGACGATGA
- a CDS encoding oxidoreductase yields MSVPFLEDDVMSTKWTAEEIPALHGRTFVITGANSGLGLEAARLLAGRGAHVVMTARSRVKGEAAVVRVGQDVPGASLELRTLDLADLDSVRAFAQGLRDDAVGVDVLINNAGVMMTPQQTTKQGFEVQFGTNHLGHFALTGLLLDLLAERPDPRVVTVSSTFHKQGSIDFDDLMRTKGYNPNAAYAQSKLANLLFGLELHRRLSAAGSPVRSLMAHPGYSATNLQFAGPTGWRKAIMHIGNPLFAQKSAIGVLPEVRAAVAADVEGGQYYGCPKLMETRGYPELVEPSRRAQNRELAERLWEESEKLTGVVFPI; encoded by the coding sequence ATGTCTGTACCGTTTCTGGAGGACGACGTCATGAGCACGAAGTGGACCGCCGAGGAGATCCCGGCCTTGCACGGACGCACGTTCGTGATCACCGGCGCGAACAGCGGCCTGGGACTGGAGGCCGCTCGCCTGCTGGCCGGCAGGGGCGCGCACGTGGTGATGACCGCGCGCAGCCGGGTCAAGGGCGAGGCCGCCGTGGTGCGCGTCGGGCAGGACGTGCCCGGCGCCTCGCTGGAGCTGCGGACGCTGGACCTGGCCGACCTGGACTCGGTGCGGGCGTTCGCGCAGGGACTGCGCGACGACGCGGTCGGCGTGGACGTGCTGATCAACAACGCCGGCGTGATGATGACGCCGCAGCAGACCACGAAGCAGGGCTTCGAGGTGCAGTTCGGCACCAACCACCTGGGGCACTTCGCCCTCACCGGGCTGCTGCTGGACCTGCTGGCCGAGCGGCCCGACCCGCGGGTGGTGACCGTCTCCTCGACGTTCCACAAGCAGGGCTCGATCGACTTCGACGACCTGATGCGGACCAAGGGCTACAACCCGAACGCCGCCTACGCCCAGTCGAAGCTGGCGAACCTGTTGTTCGGCCTGGAGTTGCACCGGCGGCTGAGCGCGGCCGGCTCGCCGGTGCGCTCGCTGATGGCGCACCCCGGATATTCGGCCACGAACCTGCAGTTCGCCGGGCCGACCGGGTGGCGCAAGGCGATCATGCACATCGGCAATCCGCTGTTCGCCCAGAAATCGGCGATCGGCGTGCTGCCGGAGGTCCGGGCGGCGGTCGCGGCGGATGTGGAGGGCGGGCAGTACTACGGATGCCCCAAGCTGATGGAGACGCGGGGCTACCCGGAACTGGTGGAGCCGAGCAGGCGGGCCCAGAACCGGGAGCTGGCCGAGCGGCTGTGGGAGGAGTCGGAGAAGCTGACCGGGGTCGTGTTCCCGATCTGA
- a CDS encoding TetR family transcriptional regulator — protein MHRRTEQPGLTLAERKRQLVRDELAEAALRLLAKQGFEQTTVDELAAAAGVSRRTFFRYFASKEDVVTSSVVVVIEGILAEVAARPAGEPPAVAIREAVKAVTVEDFAEDREKSVALIRHTQQIPALRARFAERLDLLRDDLAVVLARRAGRETPSPRDQFAAGLGLLAFAGAMQHWAASEGRADPAAVLDVAFEEAGQAFVV, from the coding sequence GTGCACCGCAGAACGGAACAACCCGGCCTGACGCTGGCGGAGCGCAAACGCCAGCTGGTCCGCGACGAACTGGCGGAAGCGGCGCTGCGGCTGCTGGCCAAGCAGGGCTTCGAGCAGACGACCGTGGACGAGCTCGCCGCCGCCGCGGGCGTCAGCCGCCGCACGTTCTTCCGATACTTCGCCTCCAAGGAGGACGTGGTCACCTCCTCGGTGGTCGTGGTGATCGAGGGGATCCTCGCCGAGGTCGCGGCCCGGCCGGCCGGCGAGCCGCCGGCGGTGGCGATCCGCGAGGCGGTCAAGGCCGTGACCGTCGAGGACTTCGCCGAGGACCGCGAGAAGTCGGTCGCCCTGATCCGGCACACCCAGCAGATCCCCGCCCTGCGCGCGCGCTTCGCCGAGCGCCTGGACCTGCTGCGCGACGACCTGGCCGTGGTCCTGGCACGCCGCGCCGGGCGCGAGACGCCCTCGCCGCGCGACCAGTTCGCCGCGGGCCTGGGCCTGCTGGCGTTCGCCGGGGCGATGCAGCACTGGGCCGCCTCCGAGGGCCGCGCCGACCCCGCGGCCGTACTCGACGTCGCATTCGAAGAAGCTGGTCAAGCATTCGTGGTTTGA
- a CDS encoding NAD(P)/FAD-dependent oxidoreductase, which produces MSTVDGGLSLWLDQVAAAGSAPSRPALAADTDADIAIVGAGYTGLWTAYYLAKADPSLRIVVLEREFAGFGASGRNGGWCSSLFPASLAKVAKVSAVGKAGGGRERAIALQRALNDTVDEVGRVVADEGIDCGFAKGGTVVLARTPVQLARAEASVEEERSYGFGEEDVRLLSAAEASAMVGASNVLGGTFTPHCAAIQPAMLARGLAEAVERLGVTIHEGTAVTAIRDGVVQTAGGARVRAGKVVRATEGYTPSIAGFQRDLAPVYSLMVATEPLPEAVWEQIGLAERQTFSDFRHLIIYGQRTADGRLAFGGRGAPYHFGSRIEPGFDRDDRVHAEIRHTLRELFPVLKDTAFTHRWGGALGVPRDWFASVGYDPDRRLGWAGGYVGDGVGAANLAGRTLADLLTGRGTERTRLPWVNHRSPRWEPEPLRWLGANVGLRTMSAADAEEERTGKSSVRAKVFGRFLGH; this is translated from the coding sequence GTGAGCACCGTCGACGGCGGCCTGTCGCTGTGGCTGGACCAGGTGGCCGCGGCCGGCTCCGCGCCGAGCCGGCCCGCGCTCGCGGCCGACACCGACGCGGACATCGCGATCGTCGGCGCCGGATACACCGGCCTGTGGACCGCGTACTACCTCGCCAAGGCCGATCCGTCGCTGCGGATCGTGGTCCTGGAGCGGGAGTTCGCCGGGTTCGGCGCCTCCGGCCGCAACGGCGGCTGGTGCTCGTCGCTGTTCCCGGCCTCGCTGGCGAAGGTGGCCAAGGTCAGCGCGGTCGGCAAGGCCGGCGGCGGCCGGGAGCGCGCGATCGCCTTGCAGCGCGCGCTGAACGACACCGTCGACGAGGTCGGGCGTGTGGTCGCGGACGAGGGCATCGACTGCGGCTTCGCCAAGGGCGGCACCGTGGTGCTGGCCCGCACCCCGGTGCAGCTGGCCCGGGCGGAGGCCTCGGTCGAGGAGGAGCGCTCGTACGGCTTCGGCGAGGAGGACGTCAGGCTGCTGAGCGCCGCCGAGGCCTCGGCGATGGTCGGCGCCTCGAACGTGCTCGGCGGCACGTTCACCCCGCACTGCGCGGCGATCCAGCCGGCGATGCTGGCGCGCGGCCTGGCCGAGGCCGTCGAGCGGCTCGGCGTCACGATCCACGAGGGCACGGCGGTCACGGCGATCCGCGACGGCGTGGTGCAGACCGCGGGCGGCGCCCGGGTCCGGGCCGGCAAGGTGGTGCGCGCGACCGAGGGCTACACGCCGTCGATCGCCGGCTTCCAGCGCGACCTGGCACCGGTGTACTCGCTGATGGTCGCGACCGAACCGCTGCCGGAAGCGGTGTGGGAGCAGATCGGGCTGGCCGAGCGGCAGACGTTCTCCGACTTCCGCCACCTCATCATCTACGGCCAGCGCACCGCCGACGGCCGGCTGGCCTTCGGCGGACGCGGCGCGCCGTACCACTTCGGGTCGCGGATCGAGCCCGGCTTCGACCGGGACGACCGCGTGCACGCCGAGATCCGCCACACGCTGCGCGAGCTGTTCCCGGTGTTGAAGGACACGGCGTTCACCCACCGCTGGGGCGGAGCCCTGGGCGTTCCGCGGGACTGGTTCGCCTCGGTCGGCTACGACCCGGACCGGCGGCTGGGCTGGGCCGGCGGCTACGTCGGCGACGGCGTGGGCGCGGCCAACCTGGCCGGCCGCACCCTGGCGGACCTGCTGACCGGCCGCGGCACCGAGCGCACCCGGCTGCCCTGGGTGAACCACCGCTCGCCGCGCTGGGAGCCCGAACCGCTGCGCTGGCTCGGCGCGAACGTCGGCCTGCGCACGATGAGCGCGGCCGACGCCGAGGAGGAGCGGACCGGGAAATCCTCGGTGCGCGCGAAGGTTTTCGGGCGGTTCCTCGGGCACTGA
- a CDS encoding pyridoxamine 5'-phosphate oxidase family protein has protein sequence MNDLSSTPRTRVRRLPEKAATDRTALHAILDAGLVAHVAVTDNSGPSRAAQPYILPVAYARDGERVLFHGSTGSRLFRSLAEGAPTCLTVTLLDGLVVARSAFESSMNYRGAMVLGSCRMLPEGEKEAALERITEHLMPGRWKELRAPKRKELAATVVLSLPLTEASVKISTGDPGDDPDDLDAPVWAGVVPLHETYCDPMPAANLAAGIDVPDYIREWRR, from the coding sequence GTGAACGATCTCAGCTCCACTCCCCGAACCCGCGTCCGCCGACTGCCCGAGAAGGCCGCGACCGACCGCACCGCGCTGCACGCGATCCTCGACGCCGGGCTGGTCGCGCACGTGGCCGTCACCGACAACAGCGGCCCGAGCCGCGCGGCGCAGCCGTACATCCTGCCCGTGGCCTACGCGCGCGACGGCGAGCGCGTGCTGTTCCACGGCTCCACCGGCTCGCGCCTGTTCCGCTCGCTGGCCGAGGGCGCGCCGACCTGCCTGACCGTGACGCTGCTGGACGGGCTCGTGGTGGCCCGCTCGGCGTTCGAGTCCTCGATGAACTACCGCGGCGCGATGGTCCTCGGGTCCTGCCGGATGCTGCCGGAGGGCGAGAAGGAGGCGGCGCTGGAGCGCATCACCGAGCACCTGATGCCGGGCCGCTGGAAGGAGCTGCGCGCGCCCAAGCGCAAGGAGCTCGCCGCGACCGTGGTGCTGTCGCTGCCGCTGACCGAGGCGTCGGTGAAGATCTCCACCGGCGACCCCGGCGACGACCCGGACGACCTGGACGCGCCGGTGTGGGCGGGCGTCGTGCCGCTGCACGAGACGTACTGCGACCCGATGCCCGCGGCGAACCTGGCCGCCGGGATCGACGTCCCCGACTACATCCGGGAGTGGCGCCGGTGA